The Helianthus annuus cultivar XRQ/B chromosome 16, HanXRQr2.0-SUNRISE, whole genome shotgun sequence genome includes a window with the following:
- the LOC110915665 gene encoding sm-like protein LSM8, producing the protein MLGGPGLESVVDQLISVITNDGRNIVGILKGFDQATNIILDESHERVYSTKEGVQQLVLGLYIIRGDNISIIGELDEELDASLDLSEVRAHPLKPVIH; encoded by the exons ATGCTGGGTGGCCCTGGGCTTGAATCTGTTGTTGACC AACTCATTTCAGTCATCACAAATGATGGACGAAACATAGTG GGTATTCTCAAAGGTTTTGATCAGGCAACGAACATAATTCTGGATGAATCGCATGAACGAGTTTATTCGACAAAG GAAGGAGTTCAACAACTTGTTTTGGGTCTTTACATCATAAGGGGTGATAACAT AAGCATTATTGGGGAGCTAGATGAAGAACTTGACGCAAGCTTGGATTTGTCGGAAGTGAGAGCTCATCCTCTGAAGCCTGTTATTCATTAA